The proteins below come from a single Prolixibacter sp. NT017 genomic window:
- a CDS encoding cellulase family glycosylhydrolase, whose translation MERRDFLRRAGLATAGTLLASGSALAFDEARDIRPGKIPRWYGFNLLAKFSGNQPNRKYDEEDFALMQELGFNFARLPMSYWNWSKPEVDKWMDINEKVFLDIDQAVNFGHQYNVHINMNLHRIPGYCINGRGLEPIDLFYGPEKEKALEAAIYHWRYIARRYKGIPNRRLSFDLINEPPVTSNENYARVVRALVEAIREEDKGRLIFADGINVGRDPVPEIAELGLVQSCRGYDPMQVSHYWASWVPGYTPDSWPEPSWPFTDKNGKSWNKEVLRKEKIDPWRPLMKKGVNVHVGEWGCYKYTPHEICLSWMEDFLSLWREMGWGWSLWNLKGDFGIFNSGRKDVEYENFRGNQLDRKMLELLQKYRS comes from the coding sequence ATGGAAAGACGCGACTTTTTGAGACGAGCCGGACTGGCAACAGCCGGAACACTCCTTGCTTCGGGCAGTGCTTTGGCTTTCGATGAAGCAAGGGATATTCGCCCGGGGAAGATCCCCCGCTGGTATGGTTTTAATCTGTTGGCCAAGTTTTCGGGAAATCAACCCAACCGGAAATATGATGAAGAGGATTTTGCCCTGATGCAGGAGCTGGGATTCAATTTTGCCCGTCTGCCCATGTCGTATTGGAACTGGTCAAAACCGGAAGTGGACAAATGGATGGATATCAACGAAAAGGTCTTCCTTGATATCGACCAAGCGGTGAATTTCGGACATCAATATAATGTTCATATCAATATGAACCTTCACCGGATTCCGGGCTACTGCATCAATGGTCGGGGACTGGAACCCATCGATTTGTTCTATGGGCCCGAGAAGGAGAAAGCTCTTGAGGCGGCCATTTACCATTGGCGCTATATTGCCCGGCGTTACAAAGGAATTCCGAACCGTCGTTTAAGTTTCGACCTAATCAATGAGCCTCCCGTCACATCGAACGAAAACTATGCTCGTGTTGTTAGAGCACTGGTGGAAGCCATTCGTGAGGAAGACAAGGGACGTCTGATATTTGCTGACGGAATTAATGTGGGACGCGATCCGGTTCCGGAAATCGCAGAACTGGGTCTCGTGCAGAGTTGTCGTGGCTACGACCCGATGCAGGTTTCACACTACTGGGCGAGTTGGGTTCCCGGTTACACTCCCGATAGTTGGCCGGAGCCATCCTGGCCGTTTACTGACAAGAACGGTAAAAGCTGGAATAAAGAAGTGCTCAGAAAGGAAAAGATCGATCCCTGGCGTCCGTTGATGAAGAAAGGGGTTAATGTGCATGTGGGCGAATGGGGATGTTATAAATATACTCCGCATGAAATCTGCCTGAGCTGGATGGAGGACTTTCTTTCGCTGTGGCGTGAAATGGGCTGGGGATGGAGCCTCTGGAACCTAAAGGGCGATTTCGGTATCTTCAATTCAGGCCGGAAAGATGTGGAATACGAAAACTTCCGCGGTAACCAGCTCGATCGGAAAATGCTGGAATTGTTACAGAAGTACCGTTCGTAA
- a CDS encoding SEL1-like repeat protein: protein MTENSFPENKLFLRGLELLKRGKAEKGLKRIEKAFVTGYKPAMIFLDFYEQENSWETAYEAFGKLMENGFSDAALTIGKWYYTGENRQKDATKSVRWFLESARAGGADGCNYIGEMRETGIGLEENDEKAFEWYERGAERGDIIAKYNFGRLVRIGKGGRRDLEEAVDNWYESAKAGYAPAMYKIGEVFEEGLSVPVKLSKAFDWYLKAAEKDYPEACGKVGRFYYEGRGTEQDYALAYHWFSKIDDPLPADISMKMGKILFEGLGVEKNIELAKKYLEQAADANFMEAMFLLGRLLDELGETHEWYQVAADKGYAPAQEIIANQYLEKAESEGAEWLEKAALGGNAEAMLRLSYLYEKGENVEVNTKKAVDYAKRAADKGVVEAQYRYASLCLAGEITEKDEHAAADYFSRSAEAGHPRATYLMGILHEKGLSYWSDKEKAFQWFMDAAEKGVPGAMFRVGVYFENGITVEKNPEKAFNWYQKAADEGYARALFNLGVLYEAGRGTDANVEKAVEMYRLAAEKDIPEAMNNLGNAYHQGKGVEVNLEEAAKWYQKAADSGFALGEYNLGVLYYMGEGLEKNYSEAFQLFEKAAEEGSVEAKYNLAGMYFYGEGVPKDQEKAFALYREAAESGFSEAWRTLGELYLDGEGTEADPVKAAECFAKGGYGGDNESRFMLGRLYSGEDEKADYSKAISFLEPAAKDGFLPAANLLATLLVLPELEKRNPADAWKWLNTAADGGLRAAKLNKATFLKKGELNGPDFKACLEQLTELADSGDEMARFNQALLYLAGLGVRKDVDKARELLEDASVGGWLTAAELLHMDKLPEGPAALEYWMPYLITDAEGNILKGNIS, encoded by the coding sequence ATGACTGAAAATAGTTTCCCCGAAAACAAATTATTTCTGCGAGGTCTGGAATTGCTGAAGAGAGGCAAGGCGGAAAAAGGCCTGAAACGCATCGAAAAAGCGTTCGTTACCGGTTATAAGCCAGCAATGATATTCCTCGACTTCTATGAGCAGGAGAACTCATGGGAGACGGCATACGAAGCTTTCGGGAAGTTGATGGAGAATGGCTTTTCGGATGCCGCCCTAACCATTGGGAAGTGGTATTATACGGGCGAGAACCGGCAAAAAGATGCCACTAAATCGGTTCGATGGTTTCTCGAATCGGCCCGTGCGGGCGGTGCCGATGGTTGTAACTACATCGGAGAAATGCGCGAAACCGGCATCGGCCTCGAGGAGAATGATGAGAAAGCTTTTGAGTGGTATGAACGGGGAGCTGAGCGGGGAGACATTATTGCGAAGTATAATTTCGGACGACTGGTTCGTATTGGGAAAGGCGGCCGTCGCGATTTGGAAGAGGCCGTTGATAACTGGTACGAATCGGCGAAGGCCGGCTATGCTCCGGCGATGTATAAAATCGGGGAGGTTTTCGAAGAAGGATTGTCGGTGCCCGTAAAATTGTCAAAAGCATTTGATTGGTATTTGAAAGCCGCTGAAAAAGATTATCCGGAAGCCTGCGGTAAAGTCGGTCGTTTCTATTACGAAGGAAGGGGAACGGAGCAGGATTATGCTCTGGCTTATCATTGGTTCTCAAAAATTGATGATCCTCTGCCGGCTGATATTTCCATGAAAATGGGAAAAATACTTTTCGAAGGACTGGGGGTTGAGAAAAATATCGAACTGGCGAAGAAATACCTGGAACAAGCGGCCGATGCCAATTTTATGGAGGCCATGTTTCTGCTTGGACGCCTGTTGGACGAGCTGGGCGAAACGCACGAATGGTACCAGGTGGCAGCCGACAAAGGGTATGCGCCAGCACAGGAAATTATTGCGAACCAATACCTCGAAAAAGCAGAATCGGAAGGTGCCGAATGGCTCGAAAAAGCTGCACTGGGCGGTAATGCCGAGGCCATGCTTCGGTTATCATATCTGTATGAAAAGGGTGAGAATGTTGAAGTAAATACGAAGAAAGCTGTTGACTATGCCAAACGTGCGGCGGATAAGGGGGTCGTTGAGGCGCAATACCGCTACGCCAGTCTCTGCCTGGCCGGAGAAATCACCGAGAAAGACGAGCATGCTGCGGCCGATTATTTCAGTCGTTCGGCCGAAGCCGGGCATCCTCGTGCTACCTACCTGATGGGCATTCTGCATGAGAAAGGACTGAGCTATTGGTCCGATAAGGAAAAAGCTTTCCAGTGGTTTATGGATGCGGCTGAGAAAGGCGTGCCCGGTGCCATGTTCCGTGTAGGCGTTTACTTCGAAAATGGCATCACGGTAGAGAAAAATCCCGAAAAGGCATTTAACTGGTACCAAAAAGCAGCCGACGAAGGTTATGCCCGGGCTCTGTTTAATCTGGGCGTGCTTTACGAAGCTGGCCGGGGAACAGATGCCAACGTGGAAAAAGCTGTGGAGATGTATCGCCTTGCGGCGGAAAAAGATATTCCGGAAGCCATGAATAATTTAGGCAACGCCTATCATCAGGGCAAAGGCGTTGAGGTGAACCTGGAAGAAGCGGCCAAATGGTATCAGAAGGCGGCGGACAGTGGTTTTGCTTTGGGCGAATATAACCTTGGTGTGCTCTATTACATGGGCGAAGGTTTGGAGAAAAATTATTCAGAGGCATTTCAATTGTTTGAGAAGGCTGCTGAGGAAGGCTCTGTGGAAGCCAAATATAATCTGGCCGGAATGTACTTCTATGGCGAAGGTGTCCCGAAAGATCAGGAAAAAGCTTTTGCGCTTTACCGCGAAGCAGCCGAAAGTGGTTTCTCTGAAGCCTGGCGAACGCTTGGCGAACTTTATCTGGATGGCGAAGGAACGGAAGCCGATCCGGTGAAGGCGGCCGAATGTTTTGCCAAAGGTGGCTATGGCGGCGATAATGAGTCGCGCTTTATGCTGGGGCGTTTGTATTCGGGAGAAGATGAGAAGGCCGACTATTCGAAAGCGATTTCATTTCTGGAGCCGGCAGCGAAAGACGGATTCCTGCCGGCAGCTAACCTGTTGGCAACCTTATTGGTCTTGCCTGAACTGGAAAAACGCAATCCGGCGGATGCCTGGAAATGGTTGAACACAGCTGCGGATGGTGGATTGCGCGCGGCTAAATTGAATAAGGCCACTTTCCTGAAAAAAGGAGAGTTGAACGGACCTGATTTTAAAGCTTGTCTGGAGCAATTAACCGAACTGGCTGACAGTGGCGATGAAATGGCCCGTTTTAACCAGGCGTTGCTCTATCTCGCAGGTTTGGGAGTACGTAAAGATGTTGACAAAGCCAGGGAGCTGTTGGAAGATGCGTCCGTCGGTGGCTGGCTTACTGCAGCTGAGTTGTTGCACATGGATAAACTTCCCGAAGGCCCTGCCGCGTTGGAATACTGGATGCCTTACCTGATAACCGATGCTGAAGGGAATATTCTGAAAGGAAATATAAGTTAG